One Streptomyces fagopyri DNA window includes the following coding sequences:
- a CDS encoding NAD-dependent epimerase/dehydratase family protein: protein MRVLLIGANGYLGRFVADRLLADPAVQLTALGRGDDADVRFDLASGSPGALTRFLDAVHPGVVINCAGATRGGARELTRHNTVAVATVCEALRRSGCGARLVQIGCGAEYGPSQPGSSTAEDAVPRPGGPYGVSKLAATELVLGSGLDAVVLRVFSPAGPGTPAGSPLGRLAEAMRRAMQSGDGELKLGGLGVQRDFIDVRDVARAVHAASLSAAQGVINIGSGRAIRLRDAAAVLARVAGYGGTLHELDGPPGPMRAPIGHPRPEPDHAGPAAYPYPDGCGSWQQADVRTARDRLGWRPRINLEESLADIWMEAACRI from the coding sequence ATGAGGGTCCTGCTGATCGGAGCCAACGGATACCTCGGCCGTTTCGTCGCCGACAGACTGCTCGCCGACCCGGCCGTGCAACTCACCGCGCTCGGCCGGGGCGACGACGCCGACGTACGGTTCGACCTCGCCTCGGGCAGCCCCGGCGCGCTCACCCGCTTCCTGGACGCCGTGCACCCCGGGGTCGTCATCAACTGCGCCGGTGCCACCCGCGGCGGCGCCCGCGAACTGACCCGGCACAACACCGTCGCCGTCGCCACCGTCTGCGAGGCCCTGCGGCGCAGCGGGTGCGGGGCGCGGCTCGTGCAGATCGGCTGCGGCGCCGAGTACGGGCCCAGCCAGCCCGGTTCGTCCACCGCCGAGGACGCCGTCCCGCGCCCCGGCGGCCCGTACGGCGTCAGCAAACTCGCGGCCACCGAACTGGTCCTCGGCTCCGGACTCGACGCCGTCGTCCTGCGCGTCTTCTCGCCCGCCGGGCCCGGCACGCCCGCCGGATCCCCGCTCGGCCGCCTCGCCGAGGCCATGCGGCGCGCCATGCAGTCCGGCGACGGCGAACTCAAACTCGGCGGGCTCGGCGTCCAGCGCGACTTCATCGACGTCCGCGACGTCGCCCGTGCCGTCCACGCCGCCTCCCTCTCCGCCGCACAGGGCGTCATCAACATCGGCTCGGGGCGGGCCATCCGTCTGCGCGACGCCGCCGCCGTCCTCGCCCGCGTCGCCGGCTACGGCGGCACGCTGCACGAACTCGACGGCCCGCCCGGACCCATGAGGGCACCCATCGGCCACCCCCGCCCCGAACCCGACCACGCGGGCCCGGCCGCCTACCCCTACCCGGACGGCTGCGGCAGCTGGCAACAGGCCGACGTACGCACCGCGCGCGACCGCCTCGGCTGGCGGCCCCGGATCAACCTGGAGGAGTCCCTCGCCGACATCTGGATGGAGGCGGCATGCCGCATCTGA